The Seriola aureovittata isolate HTS-2021-v1 ecotype China chromosome 3, ASM2101889v1, whole genome shotgun sequence genome includes a region encoding these proteins:
- the helt gene encoding hairy and enhancer of split-related protein helt, giving the protein MASKMKDRKRTPISHKVIEKRRRDRINRCLNELGKTVPMALAKQNSGKLEKAEILEMTVQYLRALHSADFPRGREKGELLAEFANYFHYGYHECMKNLVHYLTTEDRAETKDIKYARILAFLQSKSRVVTEPVFGSVGSMPEPSDYLGQLHSSPEHQSHSPSDSVYQQSPPGHFSWHSSARSPSISYPTVPLSAHTQQHGGYLSPVQGLDHHYFNFIGHTHANTFSLHSAQHAM; this is encoded by the exons ATGGCATCTAAGATGAAAGACAGGAAG agaACTCCCATCTCTCACAAAGTCATTGAGAAACGAAGACGGGACCGCATCAACCGCTGCCTAAACGAACTAGGGAAAACAGTACCGATGGCACTGGCAAAACAG AACTCTGGAAAACTGGAGAAGGCTGAAATCCTAGAAATGACGGTTCAGTATCTGCGAGCGCTCCACTCAGCGGATTTCCCCCGTGGGAGAGAAAAAG GTGAACTTCTTGCTGAGTTTGCAAACTACTTCCACTACGGATACCACGAGTGTATGAAGAACCTGGTGCACTACCTGACCACAGAGGACAGAGCTGAAACCAAAGACATCAAGTACGCACGGATCCTCGCTTTCCTACAGTCCAAGTCCCGTGTGGTCACCGAGCCTGTGTTCGGCTCTGTCGGCTCGATGCCGGAACCGTCTGACTACCTAGGTCAGCTGCACTCCTCCCCGGAGCACCAAAGCCACAGTCCATCTGACTCCGTGTACCAGCAGAGTCCACCGGGACACTTCTCCTGGCACAGCTCGGCCCGCAGCCCGAGCATCTCGTACCCAACAGTGCCGCTCTCTGCGCACACACAACAGCACGGTGGATACTTGTCACCGGTGCAGGGACTCGATCACCACTACTTCAACTTCATCGGtcacacgcacgcaaacacattTAGTTTGCACAGTGCGCAACACGCCATGTAA